The Sphaerochaeta globosa str. Buddy region GCCATGGATAGGCTTAAGCCCTATTTTGCCAATGGCACTCTCAAGATCGGTTCAGGCCAACAGGGCATGGATACGGTTGGAACGTTGCGCTGGAGCAATGAATTGGCAATGTCCAGAATGGAGAATCTTCTCTCTGCACATTACACCAACCAGACGCTCGATGGAATTCTTTCTCCCTATGATCCGATCAGTCTTTCCACACTGGAAGCTTGCAAAGCCGTCGGGTATGGTACAGCTGGCAAACCGCTGCCGGTTGTCGGCGGACAGGATTGTATTGTTGCTTCCTGCAAGTCAATTCTCGCAGGCGACCAATATGCAACCGTCCTGAAAGATACCCGCGTACTTGGTCAGGCTACCGTTGTTCTGGTAGACACGATCATGCGTGGTGAAGTTCCCCAGGGCCTGGATACCACCAGTTATAATAATGACTCCATCAAGAACGGCAAGCCGTATATCGTACCTTCCGTACTGTTGAAGTCCGTTATTGTTACCAAGGATAACTTGAAGGCTGAAGTAGTCGACACCGGCTACCACACTGCCGCTGAGGTTGGACTGTAACTAGCGTATCCGGCTTCATTACGGAAGCCGGAATTGTATCACATGATCGCGAACCCGATGCCATCTGCCTGCGGCTGAATTGGAATCGGGTTCCGGTCTGTATTGTGGGGGACCTGTATGCCAAACAATTCTATTCTGCTGTCCATGAAGCATATCACCAAGACTTTCCCAGGTGTGAGAGCGCTTGATGATGTAAGTCTGGATGTAAAAGAGTGTGAAATTCA contains the following coding sequences:
- a CDS encoding sugar-binding protein, with translation MKKLLVVGMVLLYAMTMVFAAGAAESSSSKGMIGVVMPTRSEERWNKDGAAVKSGLEKLGYKVDLQFSDDDIPTQVRQIEDLITKDAKVLVIASIDGVALSDVLAKAAEAKIPVIAYDRLIMKSPNVDYYLSFDNYAVGQQMGDILIKGMNLDNPKKKPLLIELFGGSPDDNNAYKFYDGAMDRLKPYFANGTLKIGSGQQGMDTVGTLRWSNELAMSRMENLLSAHYTNQTLDGILSPYDPISLSTLEACKAVGYGTAGKPLPVVGGQDCIVASCKSILAGDQYATVLKDTRVLGQATVVLVDTIMRGEVPQGLDTTSYNNDSIKNGKPYIVPSVLLKSVIVTKDNLKAEVVDTGYHTAAEVGL